The genomic window GCGCCTGCAGCAGATCTGGAACAAGCTCCTGCCAACCAAACCCCTGCTGCAAAATAAGCAGGATTATAGTGGACTGAATTAAAAGAGGGATTTTATTTCCCACGCACCGTTTTGACGGCTGTCGTCCTTTTTGAATTTAGGCCATTAAATGTCTATCGCAGGCAAAAGGTCGTCTGAAAAGTTTTCAGACGACCTTTTGCCGTTCACGATTCACACATATTCGCTTTTATCGTTTTCTTTCCAAGCCTGATGAGAGCAGAGCCAGAGCAACACAATCCCGCACACTGTTGAAGCCAGCATCATGCCCGCCATCACCAACGCGGAACCATTGTGCAGCCGAGTCGCCAACAGCCCCACGCTTGCGCCGATGATGGATTGGAACACGCCCAACACCGCATTCGCGCTGCCGCTTTCCTGTTTGAAATAAGTCATAAAGCAAGCCTGCGTGTTCGCGCCGACCAAGCCTTGCGTACCTACCGAAAACATCACGCATGGCACCAAAGCCCACATCGGCGGCAGTCCCAGCAATAGGACCAGCAGCACCATCGTCAGGTTCGCCGCAAACTGCACGATAATGCCCCATTTCAAAATACTTTGCGGGTGCGCCCCCGTTTTCAGCCGCCATGCCGTGATGCGGTTAAACGAAGCCATCGTGAGGATGTTCAGCGCAAACACCCAAGCGTATTCGCGTGGCGTAACATGGTACAGCTTTTGGTAAACAAAAGATGATTCCGTCAGAAACGCAAACATCGACGCGAAGCTGAATGCCTGAAAAAACAGATAGCCCATCGCCGCCCGCGTTTTCAGCACTCTGGCGAACCGTCCAGCTACCAGTCCGAAAATATCCAT from Neisseria sp. DTU_2020_1000833_1_SI_GRL_NUU_006 includes these protein-coding regions:
- a CDS encoding multidrug effflux MFS transporter, whose protein sequence is MSESTPAPLGEKQMAVLMAMLVALMPFSVDAYLPAIPEMAQSLSADIHRIEQSLVLFMFGVAFGQIAGGAVSDIKGRKPVALVGLSIYFAAVAALTMVQSVDGLLNLRAVQAFGAGMTVVIVGAMVRDYYSGRQAAQMFALIGIILMVVPLIAPMFGSLLQELGGWRFIFGFLAAYSFVLFILVFAFLPRPKQTGKIGMDIFGLVAGRFARVLKTRAAMGYLFFQAFSFASMFAFLTESSFVYQKLYHVTPREYAWVFALNILTMASFNRITAWRLKTGAHPQSILKWGIIVQFAANLTMVLLVLLLGLPPMWALVPCVMFSVGTQGLVGANTQACFMTYFKQESGSANAVLGVFQSIIGASVGLLATRLHNGSALVMAGMMLASTVCGIVLLWLCSHQAWKENDKSEYV